Genomic DNA from Stigmatopora argus isolate UIUO_Sarg chromosome 13, RoL_Sarg_1.0, whole genome shotgun sequence:
GTTAGTGTCAGCTAAAAAATATTATGCACTAATATTGATATTTTCTCCAGAATTTACATGTGGAAATGTCATGTGTGCATGCAGTCCATATTCTCGACTTGGATGGCCACCTGCATTCATCAATTTCTGTTATCTTGGCCGTAAAAGCTTACAATATatgtgctgctgctgctcttGTGATATACAGATTAATATATTCATCATTTTTACTGACCtctaatgcacaaaaataaaaagaggaatGCATTATATGGAGGACTAGGTGATCCAAAactccaaaaaaataattaaaatagatTCAATCAATAATTATGTTATTtgtgggctttaaaaaaaaaaatcatttcaacttTAATACTGTTTTCTATTAGTACATTTGACTGAAAgcaattaaaaattgaattacTAAATGTAGAAATACAAATTTATTTCAtgtaaaaattaaaactttattgcaggaattaataaaaacagaattgTTGAAATGAAAAAGGAATTATATAAGTATTCAAATATAATAATCAACATTTAAATCCCAAATATTGACTGAAATGTCATTTAAtcaaattatttgtttatttcatttAGCTATTTCTGGCTTTTTCAAACCGTCAGACTataaagaaacaacaacaaaaagttacGATTAACACTTTAAACGTGCTAACATTCCCTGCCAACCCTATCAGTTCAaacgaattggacatctataacAGTCAGTAGCAGCCAAATAACATTAGTTTATTACAAAAAACTTTACACTAAAACAAGACACTGTCTTAAATCTCTATTGTGAAACAAAAACAGATACATTAGAAACATTCTTGAACATATTTGGACCAAACATGTCagtgacaagaaaaaaacaatctttctgCATTTAAATATAGTCAAGACAATTCTACTTGGGAATGTAACAAGGGACATTGCAGCGTTCGACTGTTTTGTCGATATTACAGGGCGACGGCAAAGACGCAGACCACGCAGTACATGGTGCGGTTCTCCCATCGGACTGTGCAGCTTCCTGAAATACATGATTTAGGATCATCCATAAGAGTTGAAAATCTTAGTTCAAACATTGGCTGCAGCcactacacaaaaaaatatcaaataacatTTAAAGAAATCACAATACATGTATATGAAGACGTTTTGATTTTTTGAAATTCAAAGTATGAAAACCTTTTATTTCCCCCCTTTTCAcaaatacgtatatatatatatatatatatatatatatatatatatatatatatatatatatatatatatatatatatatatatatatatatatatttaacgtATATGAAAACGTTTTGATTTTTTGAAATTCAAAGTATGAAAACCTTTTATTTCCCCCCTTTTCAcaaatacgtatatatatatatatatatatatatatatatatatatatatatatatatatatatatatatatatatatatatatatatacgtatttgTGAAAAGGGGGGAAATAAAAGGTTTTCATACTTTGAATTTCAAAAAATCAAAACGTTTTCATATACATGTATTGTGATTTCTTTAAAtgttatttgatttttgttttcaataatTGCCTGCTatgtgttatatatatatatatatatatatatatatatatatatatatatataatataaatatatatatatatatatagtatatatatatatatatatatatatatatatatataatataaatatatatatatatatatagtatatatatatataaaacagtttatttgagctttttgttcttagtaagggaaaacgtcttttaatcatttgtttttcatgtcaaaagcaaacaaaatctttttaatgatattcaataataaaatggaaaatgtaaaacatttttctttctttatttttatttttttaaaaatgctttttgaactaaaaataacacaaaaagaaaaaaaaatgaaaaattgcaattattcatttgaaaaggggcaaatgaggaaatataatatacatctataatcttcatttgaatttgaccctaaaatagaaagtcagcactcatgatttactttctcgggccgcacaaaatgatgcagcgggccagatcaTATTCAACTGAACATAATTGACCAAGTATGAAACAAAAGAATATCAAGATGGGGCACTTTTAAGTCAAGGTACCACCGATCCCTCACCATCTGTACCGTTGTCCCAGTAGCACGAATTTGCCGTGTGCAGCCCGGCACCGCTTTTCTGCATGACGGTGCAGTTAACTGgcaaaaaaagcataacaaatgCATGTCACCAACCCTCAGATCGAGATCCCGCAGGTCACACGCGGCCCACCGACTCACCTATATACTTGAATGGGTGTCTCTGTTTGACCAGGTGGGCCAGAGATTGCTCCACAATGGCGGCACTCCACTGGTTGACTTTGCTTTGACTGTAATCCATCCCTCCGATAACCCCCTCGATGCACTGTCATGTAGAAAATGACATTCTAACGTCTTCAATAAAAGACTTGGCACATAAATGTTTTGAGAGGAGTGGTTTTGCTAACCTCTTTAATGTTGTTGGTGGCTTCATCGGGATTGAACACCACCTGTGTGAAAAGTTAGTGGAATCATTGGAAGTATAATAGAAATGGAAATACTATTGGCAGGCAAAACTGGTTCCATTTCAAATGACTCACAAAAATAGCTGCTAGATTTGTTCATAAATTAAAGTAAATTGCCACAAAATTCCCTTGATTACAAATGTTCTACCTGATGTTTAGTATATtgaaattttaatttgaaagtgCTGGTTGGAGTGCATCTCTTAATTTATTTCAGTTGAGTGTGTTTGTATTGTTTACTCTATTAAGTGCTGACAGAAAACAAGGGAcaataatattttaatcaaCGTAAATTCCTATTAAATCACGGCTAAGCTGCTTTATTTAAAAACTCATATGTAGTGAATACtgtatatcaagggtgtcagactcgggttggttcgcgggccgtgttaacgtcaactcgatttcatgtgggccggaccattttagatataatatttagatttttttaaataaatggattaaaagaactggattaaaagccccgaatattcaggtttttatagatctaaaacaatgtttatttgagctttttttaaatatatttttagattttacaaaatgatttttgaactaaaaacacagaaaaaaatgattaaaaaattacaattattcgtttaaaaggggggaaatcaggaaatttaatatacatctatactcttcattttaatttgatcctaaaacagaaagtcagcactcgtgatttactttcccgggccacacaaactgatgcggcgggccagatttggcccccgggccgccactttgacacatgtgctgtatatAGTAAACAATATGAAGAAGCTAATGACCAACATAGGGCGGCAAATGATATCCCAAATGAGGACCCAGTGCAAAAAGGTGAAATGTACTTCATGTTTGTTCCTGTGTACGTACTAATTCTCCAAAGTAATACTGGGCGAGATCATCGACTAAGCCTGCTAACGGAAACTGTGTCTACTCTCCCTTGTTGCATTTCCAAGCTAACCGATCCCGGGAAATGTAAACTTATTTAGTAATTTATAACAAATGCGAGGGTCTAGACGTGATGATGAATGTCGACGTAATCATACCTCGTCGCCATTATTATACTCCTCCATTTGGTGGCACTTGTCGCCAGTTTCCCAGCACGATCTAAGTATGCGCATGCGCAACGGCCCGGCTATTTTGACAGTGAAtgtggtcaaagattttgaGACACTTCACCATTCAGTAGGAAGAGTAattgtctcaaaacttttggacGTCGCTGCGTGTGTATATACGTATCgatataaataattatatacaTAGTTTCAATTGTATGGCACGTATAAAAATACATTCCCAAGGATCACTCTGTAATTACATGTTTTTGACAGCAGGGAGCAGTGTTTATAAACAAAACAAGCACAAGcctaatatttaaataatatataattggCGTTAAAAGGTAAagtaaaacatgattaaaaaaacaaacatgtaaaTAATGCAGCTTTACTTAGCATCTCTCAATCGCGGCTGAGTATTCATTGttaatttcctttcaaaattttcaaattaaaatatttaaacccTTAAATTCAAAAACACAAACTACTATTGTGAAGCCGATTAAATACAGAT
This window encodes:
- the LOC144087439 gene encoding dynein light chain Tctex-type 1-like; amino-acid sequence: MRILRSCWETGDKCHQMEEYNNGDEVVFNPDEATNNIKECIEGVIGGMDYSQSKVNQWSAAIVEQSLAHLVKQRHPFKYIVNCTVMQKSGAGLHTANSCYWDNGTDGSCTVRWENRTMYCVVCVFAVAL